Proteins encoded in a region of the Eschrichtius robustus isolate mEscRob2 chromosome 16, mEscRob2.pri, whole genome shotgun sequence genome:
- the KIF3B gene encoding kinesin-like protein KIF3B, with the protein MSKLKSSESVRVVVRCRPMNGKEKAASYDKVVDVDVKLGQVSVKNPKGVAHEMPKTFTFDAVYDWNAKQFELYDETFRPLVDSVLQGFNGTIFAYGQTGTGKTYTMEGVRGDPEKRGVIPNSFDHIFTHISRSQNQQYLVRASYLEIYQEEIRDLLSKDQTKRLELKERPDTGVYVKDLSSFVTKSVKEIEHVMNVGNQNRSVGATNMNEHSSRSHAIFVITIECSEVGLDGENHIRVGKLNLVDLAGSERQAKTGAQGERLKEATKINLSLSALGNVISALVDGKSTHIPYRDSKLTRLLQDSLGGNAKTVMVANVGPASYNVEETLTTLRYANRAKNIKNKPRVNEDPKDALLREFQEEIARLKAQLEKRSIGRRKRREKRREGGGGGGGGEEEEEEGEEGEEEGDDKDDYWREQQEKLEIEKRAIVEDHSLVAEEKMRLLKEKEKKMEDLRREKDAAEMLGAKIKAMESKLLVGGKNIVDHTNEQQKILEQKRQEIAEQKRREREIQQQMESRDEETLELKETYSSLQQEVDIKTKKLKKLFSKLQAVKAEIHDLQEEHIKERQELEQTQNELTRELKLKHLIIENFIPLEEKSKIMNRSFFDEEEDHWKLHPITRLENQQMMKRPVSAVGYKRPLSQHARMSMMIRPEARYRAENIVLLELDMPSRTTRDYEGPAIAPKVQAALDAALQDEDEIQVDASSFESTANKKPKARPKSGRKSGSSSSSSGTPASQLYPQSRGLVPK; encoded by the exons ATGTCGAAGTTGAAAAGCTCAGAGTCAGTCCGGGTGGTGGTTCGCTGTCGGCCCATGAATGGCAAGGAAAAGGCTGCTTCGTACGACAAGGTGGTGGATGTGGACGTGAAGCTGGGGCAGGTGTCGGTGAAGAACCCCAAGGGAGTGGCCCATGAAATGCCCAAGACCTTCACCTTTGATGCCGTCTACGACTGGAACGCCAAGCAGTTTGAACTCTACGACGAGACGTTCCGACCACTGGTGGACTCCGTCCTGCAGGGTTTCAATGGGACGATTTTTGCTTATGGACAGACCGGGACTGGGAAAACCTACACGATGGAAGGAGTCCGGGGCGACCCTGAAAAAAGAGGGGTCATCCCTAACTCGTTTGATCACATCTTCACCCATATCTCTCGATCCCAGAATCAACAGTACCTGGTCAGGGCTTCTTACTTAGAGATCTACCAGGAGGAGATCCGAGATCTGCTCTCAAAGGATCAGACCAAAAGGCTCGAGCTCAAGGAGAGGCCGGACACTGGAGTGTACGTGAAAGACCTGTCTTCCTTTGTCACCAAGAGCGTGAAGGAAATAGAGCACGTGATGAACGTGGGGAACCAGAACCGTTCTGTCGGTGCTACCAACATGAACGAGCACAGTTCCCGTTCGCATGCAATTTTTGTCATCACCATTGAGTGCAGTGAGGTGGGCCTCGATGGCGAAAACCATATCCGGGTAGGGAAATTGAACCTTGTAGATCTTGCTGGCAGCGAACGGCAGGCCAAGACCGGTGCGCAAGGGGAAAGATTGAAGGAAGCGACCAAGATCAACCTGTCCCTTTCAGCCTTGGGTAACGTCATCTCTGCCCTGGTGGACGGCAAAAGCACTCACATTCCATATCGGGACTCAAAGCTTACCAGGCTCCTCCAAGATTCTCTCGGTGGCAACGCTAAAACTGTGATGGTGGCCAACGTGGGGCCTGCCTCGTACAACGTAGAAGAGACTCTAACCACTCTGAGATACGCCAACCGTGCCAAGAACATTAAGAACAAGCCAAGGGTCAATGAGGACCCTAAGGATGCCCTCCTTCGAGAATTCCAGGAAGAGATTGCTCGGCTCAAGGCCCAGCTAGAAAAACGGTCCATTGGCAGAAGGAAGAGGcgagagaagaggagggaaggtggtggcggtggtgggggtggggaagaggaggaggaggagggagaagagggtgaGGAAGAAGGAGATGATAAGGATGATTACTGGCGGGAACAGCAAGAAAAACTGGAGATCGAGAAGCGGGCCATTGTAGAGGACCACAGCTTGGTTGCAGAGGAGAAGATGAGGCTgctgaaggagaaggagaaaaagatggAGGATCTGCGGCGGGAAAAGGATGCTGCCGAGATGCTGGGCGCCAAAATCAAG GCCATGGAGAGTAAGCTGCTTGTTGGAGGAAAAAATATAGTAGATCATACAAACGAACAGCAGAAAATCCTGGAGCAGAAACGGCAGGAAATTGCAGAGCAG AAACGTCGAGAAAGAGAAATCCAGCAACAGATGGAAAGCCGCGACGAGGAGACCTTGGAACTGAAAGAGACGTACAGCTCGTTGCAGCAAGAGGTGGACATCAAGACCAAGAAACTCAAAAAG CTCTTCTCCAAGCTTCAGGCAGTGAAGGCAGAGATCCATGACCTCCAAGAAGAGCACATCAAGGAGCGGCAGGAGCTGGAACAGACACAGAATGAGCTCACCAGGGAGCTGAAGCTCAA GCATCTTATTATAGAAAACTTCATCCCtctggaagaaaaaagtaaaattatgaatAGATCCTTCTTTGATGAAGAGGAAGATCATTGGAAATTACATCCTATAACCAGACTGGA GAATCAACAGATGATGAAGCGGCCAGTATCAGCTGTGGGATACAAGAGACCATTGAGCCAGCACGCAAGAATGTCCATGATGATTCGTCCAGAGGCTCGATATAGG GCAGAAAACATCGTGCTGCTGGAGCTGGACATGCCCAGCCGGACCACCAGAGACTACGAGGGGCCCGCCAttgcccccaaagtccaggcTGCATTGGATGCGGCTCTGCAGGATGAAGATGAGATACAGGTGGATGCATCATCCTTTGAAAGCACTGCAAATAAGAAACCCAAGGCCAG GCCTAAAAGTGGAAGGAAGTCGggatcctcctcctcttcctcaggaACCCCCGCATCTCAGCTTTATCCACAGTCTCGGGGGCTGGTTCCAAAGTAA